The following are encoded together in the bacterium genome:
- a CDS encoding AAA family ATPase, whose translation MNNGFIIKKLRVTGPGLPNAEVAFSKGLNVISGASNTGKSYVFECINFLLGTAKKPRNAKRSTGYTSAFLEIEKSDGTFITLKRRLNGGNFSLYNCKIDDITSNIEPKILLADNIQGRKDTISYFLLSLIEFNDKLIKKNMQGETLNFSYRDIAHLTLIDETRITTENSPVFSGQYTLKTKEINILRLLLTGLDDSDIEKIEKPAIYKSKIQAKIELIENLIGEIESQITENNNLIHNLDADINQINNKINQLTAKISSDSKLISEYITRKNSLIKQSQLISDKKLTVESLLAKFNLLKQHYVVDLDRLEFIIEGDILLSQFEDIDCPVCGNLFDESKFALIESNKTYKTEEIQKACVVERDKIKYQMKDLDNTTSPMLSYLKETNSTFEDIQRQINEIESYIEKELKPVFSVEQKELQRCIEYKKIYDSLELKELSLKDLTTRRKELNDKLLEKIPANISNKEIESNLYYDLCIEIIALLKDWKYPNTETVHFDPVINDIIISGEERNAFGKGHRSVLFSAFIIGLMLYTKKKKLKYSNIVVLDSPLTAYKGSEKAEQNDELSLELESAFFEGLSKYKEKQIIILDNKEPSATTKDKINYIKFTGNKNIGREGFFEN comes from the coding sequence ATGAATAATGGTTTTATAATTAAAAAACTGAGAGTAACAGGACCTGGTCTACCAAATGCTGAAGTTGCTTTTTCTAAAGGGTTAAATGTAATCTCAGGAGCTTCTAATACAGGCAAATCATATGTTTTTGAATGTATAAATTTTCTTCTGGGGACAGCTAAAAAGCCACGAAATGCTAAGAGAAGTACGGGTTATACTTCTGCTTTTTTAGAGATTGAAAAAAGTGATGGAACTTTTATAACTTTAAAGAGACGACTAAATGGTGGAAACTTTTCTCTTTATAATTGTAAAATTGATGATATAACATCCAATATTGAACCTAAAATCCTATTAGCAGATAATATACAGGGAAGAAAAGATACTATTTCATATTTTTTACTTAGTTTAATTGAATTTAATGATAAATTAATTAAGAAGAATATGCAGGGTGAGACTTTAAATTTTAGTTACAGAGATATAGCTCATTTAACATTAATAGATGAAACAAGAATTACTACTGAAAATTCCCCTGTGTTCTCAGGACAATATACTCTTAAAACAAAGGAAATAAATATATTAAGATTACTATTAACCGGGTTAGATGATAGTGATATTGAAAAAATTGAGAAACCAGCAATATATAAATCAAAAATTCAGGCTAAAATTGAACTAATCGAAAATCTTATAGGCGAAATTGAGTCACAAATTACAGAAAATAATAATCTAATACATAATTTAGATGCTGATATAAACCAAATAAATAATAAAATTAATCAATTAACGGCAAAAATCAGTTCAGATAGTAAATTAATCAGTGAATACATTACAAGAAAAAATAGTTTAATAAAACAAAGTCAGTTAATTAGTGATAAAAAATTGACGGTAGAAAGTTTATTGGCAAAATTTAACCTTTTAAAACAACATTATGTTGTTGATTTAGACAGATTAGAATTCATTATCGAAGGCGATATTCTTTTATCGCAATTTGAAGACATTGATTGTCCCGTATGTGGCAATTTATTTGATGAAAGCAAATTTGCTTTAATTGAATCAAACAAAACTTACAAAACGGAAGAAATTCAGAAGGCTTGTGTCGTTGAGAGGGATAAAATAAAATATCAAATGAAAGATTTAGATAACACAACTTCCCCAATGTTGAGTTATCTAAAGGAAACAAACAGTACTTTTGAGGATATTCAAAGACAAATTAATGAAATTGAATCTTATATAGAAAAAGAACTAAAACCTGTTTTTTCAGTTGAGCAGAAAGAATTACAGAGATGTATAGAATATAAAAAAATATACGATAGTTTAGAACTAAAAGAACTAAGCTTAAAAGATTTAACTACTAGAAGGAAGGAGTTGAACGATAAATTATTAGAAAAAATACCTGCAAATATTAGTAATAAGGAAATTGAAAGCAATCTTTATTACGATTTATGTATAGAAATTATAGCCTTATTAAAAGACTGGAAATATCCAAATACAGAAACAGTTCATTTTGATCCTGTTATTAATGACATAATAATATCCGGTGAGGAACGAAATGCTTTTGGTAAAGGTCATCGGTCTGTATTATTTTCTGCCTTCATAATTGGGTTAATGTTGTATACGAAGAAGAAAAAATTAAAATACTCGAATATAGTTGTTTTAGATTCACCATTAACGGCATATAAAGGTAGCGAGAAAGCAGAACAAAACGATGAACTATCTTTAGAGCTAGAGTCAGCATTTTTCGAGGGACTATCAAAATATAAAGAAAAGCAGATAATAATATTAGATAATAAAGAACCCTCAGCAACAACAAAAGACAAAATAAATTATATTAAATTTACAGGAAATAAAAATATTGGCAGAGAAGGTTTCTTTGAAAATTAA
- a CDS encoding ABC-three component system middle component 2 — protein MNKNKHLPIFNNFMEISLRIAILLSELDGKYCDLNRLTYYDYLLIHSGDIENAPESLHPENPFRIGDVLARRELIKKAVEFLCKKQLITTNFNENGIVYSSSSLTKVFINHLDSSYSEKTKGIAKWIASEFHLYGDKELSEYITNNLHKWGGNFSQVGFRSK, from the coding sequence ATGAATAAAAATAAGCATTTACCCATTTTTAATAACTTTATGGAGATAAGTTTAAGAATAGCTATTCTTCTATCAGAACTTGATGGAAAATATTGTGATTTAAACCGTTTAACATATTATGATTATTTATTAATACATTCTGGCGATATTGAAAATGCACCTGAAAGTTTGCACCCGGAAAATCCTTTTAGAATAGGTGATGTATTAGCAAGAAGAGAGCTGATAAAAAAAGCGGTAGAGTTTTTATGCAAAAAACAATTAATAACTACTAACTTCAATGAAAATGGCATTGTTTACAGCTCTTCTTCCTTGACAAAAGTTTTTATAAATCACTTGGATTCAAGCTATTCTGAAAAAACAAAAGGGATTGCTAAATGGATTGCATCCGAGTTTCATTTATATGGAGACAAAGAGTTGAGCGAATATATAACCAATAACTTACATAAATGGGGTGGAAACTTCTCACAGGTTGGATTTAGGAGTAAATAA
- a CDS encoding ABC-three component system protein encodes MDDLTLPQKPELLDNTKNIDVQNGMSILPQDRLKIFSSSQFEDFIYEWIHGYLNNKYAVALKAPGSNDKGRDVVAYYDEDITKSKWDNYQCKHYGHVLRPSDVWIEFGKLCYYTYKNEFSIPENYYLISSMGITPGLLKLLENPENMKNGLIDNWTNNCKNKINVSTEIECTGTLLEYIQEFNFSIIKYYPPLKIIEEHSTTPYYVPRFGGGLKQRLKSDNAPTEIQDTEFRYIQQLFEAYNDSSEEEIKDKNDLEKNIKFKNHFNRQRVSFYCAEALKKFSMESLGIKPFEDLQNEILHGIIDVVEDVHENGYERLKETLREAKNLQITNNPLITRLEFRDKYGICHQLANEDERTEITWVPKDE; translated from the coding sequence ATGGACGATTTGACCTTACCCCAAAAACCAGAGTTACTTGATAATACAAAAAATATTGATGTGCAAAATGGAATGTCTATACTACCTCAAGATAGATTAAAGATATTTTCTTCATCACAATTTGAAGATTTTATTTATGAATGGATTCATGGATATTTGAATAATAAATATGCTGTAGCTCTTAAAGCACCCGGTTCTAATGATAAAGGGAGAGATGTCGTTGCATATTACGATGAAGATATTACTAAAAGCAAGTGGGATAATTATCAATGTAAACATTATGGACACGTTTTAAGACCCAGTGATGTTTGGATTGAATTCGGAAAACTTTGTTATTATACCTATAAAAATGAATTTTCTATTCCCGAGAATTACTATCTTATCTCTTCAATGGGAATAACACCCGGATTATTAAAATTACTTGAAAATCCTGAGAATATGAAAAATGGATTGATTGATAATTGGACAAATAATTGCAAAAACAAGATAAATGTCAGCACGGAAATCGAGTGTACAGGAACCTTACTGGAATATATTCAAGAATTTAACTTTAGTATTATTAAATATTATCCCCCATTAAAGATTATAGAGGAGCATAGCACCACTCCTTATTATGTCCCAAGATTTGGTGGAGGACTAAAACAACGTCTGAAATCAGATAACGCACCAACTGAAATACAAGATACGGAATTTAGATATATCCAGCAATTATTTGAGGCTTATAATGATTCTTCCGAGGAAGAGATAAAAGATAAAAATGATTTAGAAAAAAATATTAAATTTAAAAATCATTTTAATAGGCAGAGAGTATCTTTTTATTGTGCGGAGGCATTAAAAAAATTTTCTATGGAATCTTTAGGAATAAAGCCTTTTGAAGATTTACAAAATGAAATTCTTCACGGAATTATTGATGTTGTAGAAGATGTCCATGAGAATGGATATGAACGTTTAAAAGAGACTTTACGAGAAGCTAAAAACTTACAAATAACAAATAATCCACTCATAACCAGACTTGAATTTAGAGATAAATACGGAATTTGTCATCAATTAGCAAATGAAGACGAGAGAACCGAGATAACTTGGGTACCAAAAGATGAATAA
- a CDS encoding TonB family protein: MKNKIIIAILSVIICVSLAVVTYSQTDSNSVLYPIEVDGKYGYINKEGKVVLKPKFDVANDFSEGLASVKIGTLWGYIDNIGRFIIKPKFHIANDFHEGLAAAGYEKYNYNIVTQIVGYIDKQGKYVIKPKELGPYIYDFKDGIVAVQSSDAACGYIDRTGKLILDPQKLGYFNMVDGVCIEFSEGLLPVEYKGGYGYINKQGKLVIKTKAYFPEDFGSEDFIPIGSFYNGFAFVRMGKNEVYIDKNGEIIKNPPIEAQKDFSEGLVCEYLNDKYGYTDKSGNIVIKPIFDYAEPFKNGLARAEIGNKYGYIDKSGKFIWFNIRKPENTENQTTNENDTDFEPYMLNLQEKIKANWHPPKGDSSKKVIVLFKVDKQGKVLNSKIKESSGDNKLDSSALETIDKCNPFDPLPSSFKENNVDIEYTFVYNLKNSKDYEALRKNKIVLSEEKSKYFKKEYGIISNDKLIGQALDLLNNSKYSSVISSLRGNNKSEKPIQIYFKELSSYGDKFANFDALGWTNKGYLYIYINEKHIDAPAEAIASLIARIEVHQDEEDSLNEEIYSTTREVGVWNELIKNNPEVVLKPSELVTRENKLLEKYKEGNYTNKFIKNIIYSNSAYQNLPQTSPGFETIE, translated from the coding sequence ATGAAAAATAAAATTATAATTGCAATTTTATCTGTTATTATCTGCGTTAGCCTTGCTGTTGTTACTTATTCGCAAACAGATAGCAATAGTGTTCTTTATCCTATAGAAGTAGACGGAAAATATGGCTATATTAATAAAGAAGGTAAAGTTGTTCTTAAACCAAAATTCGATGTAGCAAATGATTTTTCAGAAGGCTTAGCCTCTGTTAAGATTGGAACACTTTGGGGCTATATTGATAATATAGGCAGATTTATTATTAAACCTAAATTTCATATTGCTAATGACTTTCATGAAGGACTTGCTGCTGCAGGTTATGAAAAATATAACTACAACATAGTAACTCAAATAGTTGGTTATATAGATAAACAAGGAAAATATGTTATAAAGCCTAAAGAGTTAGGTCCTTATATTTATGATTTCAAAGATGGAATTGTTGCTGTTCAGTCAAGTGATGCAGCTTGTGGATATATAGATAGAACAGGCAAATTGATTTTAGACCCTCAAAAACTTGGGTATTTCAATATGGTTGATGGTGTATGCATAGAGTTTTCAGAAGGACTACTGCCTGTGGAATACAAAGGTGGATATGGATATATCAATAAGCAAGGCAAATTAGTAATAAAAACAAAAGCATATTTCCCTGAAGACTTTGGAAGTGAAGATTTTATACCAATAGGTTCTTTTTATAATGGTTTTGCTTTTGTAAGAATGGGAAAAAATGAAGTTTATATTGATAAAAATGGTGAAATTATTAAAAATCCACCAATTGAAGCACAAAAAGACTTTTCTGAAGGACTTGTTTGTGAATACTTAAATGATAAATATGGCTATACTGATAAATCAGGAAATATTGTTATTAAACCAATATTTGACTACGCCGAACCATTTAAAAATGGTCTTGCAAGAGCAGAAATCGGAAATAAATACGGTTATATAGATAAATCAGGTAAATTTATTTGGTTTAATATTAGAAAACCTGAGAATACAGAAAATCAAACCACTAATGAAAATGATACAGATTTTGAACCTTATATGCTAAACCTACAAGAGAAGATAAAAGCTAACTGGCATCCACCAAAGGGCGATTCTAGCAAAAAAGTTATTGTTTTATTTAAGGTAGATAAACAAGGAAAAGTTTTAAATTCAAAAATAAAAGAATCATCAGGTGACAATAAGCTGGACAGTTCTGCTCTTGAAACCATTGATAAATGTAATCCTTTTGACCCTCTTCCATCTTCCTTTAAGGAAAATAATGTTGATATTGAATACACTTTTGTCTATAACTTGAAGAACTCAAAAGACTATGAGGCTTTAAGAAAAAATAAAATTGTTCTGTCAGAAGAAAAGTCAAAATATTTTAAAAAAGAATATGGCATAATTTCAAATGATAAGTTAATAGGGCAGGCTTTAGATTTACTAAATAACTCTAAATATTCAAGTGTAATTAGTTCACTCCGTGGAAATAATAAATCAGAAAAACCAATTCAAATATATTTTAAAGAGTTATCATCGTATGGAGATAAATTTGCCAATTTTGATGCATTAGGCTGGACAAACAAAGGTTATTTGTATATTTATATAAATGAAAAACATATTGATGCGCCTGCAGAAGCTATAGCAAGTTTAATAGCACGGATAGAAGTCCATCAAGACGAAGAAGATTCATTAAATGAAGAAATTTATTCTACAACCAGAGAAGTTGGTGTATGGAATGAACTTATAAAAAACAATCCTGAAGTAGTTTTAAAACCTTCTGAGCTTGTTACAAGGGAAAATAAACTGCTTGAAAAATACAAAGAAGGTAATTATACAAATAAATTTATAAAAAATATAATTTATTCTAATTCTGCGTATCAGAATTTGCCTCAAACCTCACCCGGATTTGAAACTATTGAATAA
- a CDS encoding cupin domain-containing protein, translating into MSKILVKKLTEEELKSLNFDNWGIWTCEVSKFNWEYSDKESCYLYDGQVTVETDEETVSFGAGDFVVFPKGLKCVWNVKQPVRKSYKFGE; encoded by the coding sequence ATGTCAAAGATTCTTGTTAAAAAACTTACTGAAGAAGAATTAAAATCTTTAAACTTTGATAACTGGGGAATCTGGACTTGCGAAGTTTCCAAATTCAACTGGGAATACTCAGACAAAGAATCTTGCTACTTGTATGATGGTCAAGTTACAGTTGAAACCGATGAAGAAACCGTAAGTTTTGGAGCAGGTGATTTTGTTGTTTTCCCAAAAGGCTTAAAATGCGTTTGGAACGTAAAGCAACCTGTAAGAAAATCTTACAAGTTCGGAGAATAA
- a CDS encoding AAA domain-containing protein: MLNKYKQFEIYLKGENKTDSVQAFKRIGNKYNVTFTNGKTFTYNLNNVRIIESALNAQKTRDCFDYLKDIAVAIGLNAEIDKGKVVNILSHNYSKIDFVTPDSMLGAFLCGKIPESPLNKSGVAHCGAFFKEIKSQKPVVITDTIYPFGFNASQKDAVDKALTNQLSIIEGPPGTGKTQTILNIIANAVMRDESVAVVSSNNSATKNVLDKLQKYNVDFIAAYLGNTANKIDFINSQKSLPDMTGWKLTAEAILKLRQNLKLRYINLKEKLAQQNELSSLKQELSAIKTEEQHFLQYFDSLAPQLEPQAVYKIKTSEKALEMWLLCEAQENIPQNKGFIAFIKRLLEYLKIGDRRKPLIHKLLEKYSYQYLIAVFQQRFYKLKLSELNKRISMLTNELDLFDFNVKMREYSEISAQLLRAKLAEQYSEKDRKVYELVDLRRNSEGFIKDYPVILSTTYSLRSSLSKSVMYDYVIIDESSQVDLCTGALALSCARKTVVVGDLKQLPNVVDTKASNATDAIFSKYDLPEVYRYKNHSLLSAMTTMFPNAPKTLLREHYRCHPKIIEFCNKKFYDNQLIVLTEYETEREPLILYKTIEGNHARERVNQRQIDVIKEEIIPQQKLNTIDGSLGVVTPYRNQTSALQKAFEGMQVKADTVDKFQGQENKVIILSTVDNQISEFADNANRLNVAVSRAIEQLIVVVNDNDSLQDTNIGDLVRYIEYNNFSVIDSNVYSVFDYLYGSYAECRRKFLANRNRISIYDSENLMYALIEDVLKDKGLNNFGVSVHVPLKMLIRDTNLMTPPEKKYAMNDWTHVDFLIFDTIDKSPRLIIEVDGAKYHAEGTRQSERDAMKNEILNKYGLPLLRFRTDGSNERKKLIELLDGI, from the coding sequence GTGCTGAATAAATACAAACAATTTGAAATATATCTCAAGGGAGAAAATAAGACTGATAGCGTTCAGGCTTTTAAGCGTATCGGCAATAAATATAATGTAACATTCACCAATGGCAAGACTTTTACCTATAATTTGAATAATGTCCGAATAATCGAATCTGCTTTAAATGCCCAGAAGACTCGTGATTGCTTTGATTATCTTAAAGATATCGCTGTTGCAATAGGACTTAATGCTGAGATAGATAAAGGGAAAGTAGTAAATATTCTATCGCATAACTACTCAAAAATTGACTTTGTCACACCTGATAGTATGCTTGGTGCATTCCTTTGCGGTAAAATCCCTGAATCCCCGCTCAATAAATCCGGAGTAGCACATTGCGGAGCATTTTTTAAAGAAATTAAATCACAAAAACCTGTTGTAATAACAGACACTATATATCCGTTTGGTTTCAACGCAAGTCAAAAAGATGCTGTTGACAAGGCATTAACAAACCAACTTAGTATAATTGAAGGTCCGCCTGGAACGGGCAAGACTCAAACTATTCTAAATATAATTGCGAACGCTGTAATGAGAGATGAGAGCGTTGCTGTAGTTTCAAGCAATAACTCCGCAACAAAAAACGTTCTTGATAAACTCCAAAAATATAATGTTGATTTTATTGCAGCATATTTAGGAAATACAGCAAATAAAATAGATTTCATAAATTCACAGAAATCGTTACCTGATATGACCGGTTGGAAATTAACTGCTGAAGCTATTTTAAAATTGCGGCAAAATTTGAAGCTGCGTTATATCAACTTAAAAGAAAAACTTGCTCAACAAAATGAATTATCATCCCTAAAACAAGAATTATCTGCAATCAAAACAGAAGAACAGCACTTCTTGCAATATTTTGATAGTCTTGCTCCCCAGCTAGAACCGCAAGCTGTATATAAAATTAAAACATCTGAAAAAGCACTTGAAATGTGGTTATTGTGCGAAGCACAAGAAAATATACCGCAAAACAAGGGATTTATTGCATTTATTAAACGCCTCTTAGAATATTTAAAAATTGGGGACAGACGCAAACCGCTAATCCATAAATTACTTGAAAAGTATTCATATCAGTATCTTATAGCAGTATTTCAACAGCGATTTTATAAGCTTAAACTATCTGAATTAAATAAACGGATTTCAATGCTGACTAATGAACTTGACTTATTCGACTTCAATGTAAAAATGCGTGAGTATTCTGAAATTTCTGCACAACTTTTGCGTGCAAAGCTTGCCGAGCAGTATTCTGAAAAAGACCGCAAGGTTTATGAGCTTGTTGACCTTCGGAGAAATTCTGAAGGATTTATTAAAGACTATCCTGTAATTTTAAGTACGACATACTCGCTTCGCAGTAGCTTATCTAAAAGCGTAATGTATGATTATGTCATTATTGATGAATCTTCACAAGTTGATTTGTGTACAGGAGCACTGGCTTTATCATGTGCGAGAAAAACCGTTGTTGTAGGAGATTTGAAACAGCTTCCAAACGTAGTAGATACAAAAGCATCGAATGCTACAGATGCTATTTTTTCAAAATATGACTTGCCCGAGGTATACCGCTATAAGAACCACAGCTTGTTATCCGCGATGACAACTATGTTTCCTAATGCACCAAAAACCCTTCTTCGTGAACATTATCGCTGCCACCCAAAGATAATTGAATTCTGTAATAAAAAATTCTATGATAATCAGCTTATTGTGTTGACAGAATATGAGACTGAACGTGAACCTCTGATTTTATACAAAACTATAGAAGGCAATCACGCACGAGAAAGAGTTAACCAACGGCAGATTGATGTTATAAAGGAGGAAATTATTCCTCAACAGAAATTAAATACGATAGATGGCTCTCTTGGTGTAGTCACTCCGTACCGCAATCAAACAAGTGCCCTTCAAAAAGCGTTTGAAGGAATGCAAGTCAAAGCAGATACAGTTGACAAATTTCAAGGGCAGGAAAACAAAGTTATTATTCTTTCAACAGTTGATAACCAGATTTCCGAGTTTGCCGATAATGCAAACCGATTAAACGTTGCGGTGTCACGTGCGATAGAACAATTAATTGTTGTCGTAAACGATAATGATTCACTGCAAGATACAAATATAGGCGATCTTGTTCGATATATCGAGTACAATAATTTCTCAGTTATTGATAGTAATGTATATTCAGTTTTCGACTATCTCTACGGTAGTTATGCTGAATGCAGAAGAAAATTCCTAGCAAATCGCAATCGTATATCGATATATGACAGCGAAAACTTGATGTATGCACTTATTGAAGATGTATTGAAAGATAAAGGTCTTAACAATTTTGGCGTTTCAGTTCACGTCCCGTTAAAAATGTTAATTCGTGACACGAACCTGATGACTCCGCCAGAAAAGAAATATGCGATGAATGATTGGACGCATGTGGATTTTCTTATTTTCGACACAATAGATAAATCGCCACGCTTAATAATCGAGGTGGACGGTGCAAAATACCACGCTGAAGGAACAAGACAGTCAGAGCGTGATGCGATGAAAAATGAAATTCTTAATAAATATGGTTTGCCTTTATTGAGGTTTAGAACTGACGGAAGCAACGAGCGTAAAAAATTAATTGAATTGCTTGATGGTATTTAA
- a CDS encoding LuxR C-terminal-related transcriptional regulator, whose protein sequence is MHTDSQNTTSTSNYMPAENNHILAMGEKLKEAKKFVEKVKDRIAENPDTCYYAYKTFVGASIESFFEFIFASPDSDINWEDPGYELHYNVNIDKNLNRVDFIVNESHVKDEETFNKKLTSVFVYIHNVFLLDALSRDTVAFKQGENYKYLINSEKILDEVGHIYNRYEKSKRIIELTHHKIHFPFHFNKLNNRKALIQTLSGKLTVEFVPLTVDKEKYMGHYPIIVSLSCDQSLNNFCIEEKREILQKILESVRTQVLYEDESKTPVSKTEQNKEFLEISDNFIEMGFTGKLLIDKSLKSDFIGGNTLQIKVNRLHVQEKPQQKLTFNKPKVKLTEDEERFLVLYAKEGIKNYAKIAEKMFCSEQTVKNWAQSVQYKLRANNIPQAIYLYFVPNSEDLSQTLY, encoded by the coding sequence ATGCATACTGATTCACAGAACACTACTTCAACATCAAATTATATGCCAGCAGAAAATAATCATATTTTGGCTATGGGAGAAAAACTTAAGGAAGCCAAGAAATTTGTCGAGAAAGTTAAAGACAGGATAGCCGAAAACCCTGATACTTGTTACTATGCGTACAAAACATTTGTCGGTGCCTCTATTGAAAGTTTCTTTGAATTCATTTTTGCCAGCCCCGATAGTGATATTAACTGGGAAGATCCCGGATATGAGCTGCATTATAATGTGAATATTGATAAAAATTTGAACCGGGTAGATTTTATAGTAAACGAAAGCCATGTTAAAGATGAAGAAACTTTCAACAAAAAGCTAACCTCTGTTTTTGTCTATATTCATAATGTTTTCCTGCTTGATGCCCTTTCCAGGGACACAGTAGCCTTTAAGCAAGGTGAAAACTACAAATACTTGATAAATTCAGAGAAAATTCTGGATGAAGTAGGACATATATATAATCGCTACGAAAAATCAAAAAGGATTATTGAACTTACCCATCATAAAATACATTTTCCATTCCATTTCAACAAACTTAATAATAGAAAAGCTCTGATTCAAACATTATCCGGTAAATTAACCGTTGAATTTGTGCCGTTAACGGTAGATAAAGAAAAATATATGGGTCATTACCCAATAATTGTATCTCTTTCATGTGATCAAAGCTTGAATAATTTTTGTATTGAAGAGAAAAGAGAAATATTACAAAAAATTCTGGAATCGGTAAGAACTCAAGTATTATACGAAGACGAAAGTAAAACGCCGGTAAGCAAGACAGAACAAAATAAGGAGTTTTTAGAAATATCTGACAACTTTATTGAAATGGGCTTTACAGGCAAATTGCTTATAGATAAATCCCTTAAGTCTGATTTTATAGGCGGAAATACCCTGCAAATTAAAGTAAATAGATTACATGTACAGGAAAAACCTCAACAGAAACTAACTTTTAACAAGCCTAAAGTAAAATTAACCGAAGATGAAGAAAGATTTCTTGTTCTATATGCTAAAGAAGGCATTAAAAATTACGCTAAAATTGCAGAAAAAATGTTTTGCAGTGAACAAACTGTTAAAAACTGGGCTCAAAGTGTTCAATATAAATTGCGTGCAAATAATATACCACAGGCAATATATTTGTATTTTGTGCCAAACAGTGAGGATTTATCACAAACTCTATACTAA
- a CDS encoding DNA methyltransferase gives MKLTVDYINPSEIKPYKSNPKIHKNKQIQQIVNSISEFRFNNPILVDENNVIIAGHGRLLAANHLNMPQIPVIKLSHLSDAQKKAYRIADNKLTENGEWDFDLLKIEFEDLSNLELDFNLDITGFDTADIDVMLDDTLTNKEVKLDEKANAVPFIPENEIVSQLGDIWQLGKHKIICGNSLDKAVFELLLQDEKAAMIFTDPPYNVKVDGHVCGLGKIKHKEFSMASGEMSEEEFQNFLSVSFNLLKEFSTDGSLHYICMDWRHIKEIINAGSVYDEFKNLCVWNKDNGGMGSLYRSKHELIFIFKNGKESHINNIELGSHGRYRTNVWDYPGANSFGSDKNNLKFHPTVKPVEMVKDAILDVTNRGDIVLDAFLGSGTTLIAAEKSGRVCYGIELEPLYIDTTIRRWQELTGASAINLFSGKTYRELLEEKKNAKEN, from the coding sequence ATGAAGCTAACTGTAGATTATATCAACCCATCAGAAATTAAACCCTACAAATCGAACCCCAAAATTCACAAAAACAAGCAAATTCAGCAGATAGTGAATTCCATCTCCGAGTTCAGGTTCAACAATCCCATTCTGGTTGATGAAAACAATGTGATTATTGCAGGACACGGACGATTATTGGCTGCCAATCACCTGAACATGCCGCAAATTCCTGTGATTAAACTCTCACATCTCTCCGATGCCCAGAAAAAAGCTTATCGAATTGCCGACAACAAACTTACAGAAAACGGCGAGTGGGATTTTGACCTGTTAAAAATCGAGTTTGAAGACTTGAGCAATCTTGAACTTGATTTTAATCTTGATATCACAGGGTTTGATACTGCTGATATAGACGTTATGCTTGATGATACGCTTACAAATAAAGAGGTGAAGCTTGATGAAAAAGCTAATGCCGTTCCTTTTATTCCTGAAAACGAAATAGTTTCACAACTTGGCGACATCTGGCAATTAGGTAAACACAAAATTATTTGCGGAAATTCATTGGATAAGGCTGTATTTGAGCTTTTATTACAAGACGAAAAAGCCGCTATGATATTCACCGACCCGCCGTATAATGTCAAGGTCGATGGACATGTATGCGGTCTGGGTAAAATTAAGCACAAGGAATTTTCTATGGCATCAGGGGAGATGTCAGAGGAAGAATTCCAAAATTTTCTCTCTGTAAGCTTTAACTTGCTTAAAGAATTCTCAACAGACGGATCGCTTCACTATATCTGTATGGACTGGCGGCATATCAAAGAAATAATTAATGCCGGGAGCGTTTATGATGAATTTAAAAATCTCTGTGTCTGGAATAAAGATAACGGCGGAATGGGATCTTTATACAGGTCAAAGCATGAGCTGATTTTTATCTTTAAAAACGGAAAAGAATCACATATTAATAATATTGAACTTGGTTCCCATGGCAGATACAGGACAAATGTTTGGGATTATCCCGGGGCAAATTCTTTCGGCAGCGACAAAAACAACCTCAAATTTCACCCGACAGTAAAACCCGTTGAAATGGTAAAAGATGCCATTCTGGACGTCACAAACAGGGGTGATATCGTCCTGGATGCTTTTTTAGGTTCAGGAACAACATTAATAGCTGCTGAAAAATCAGGCAGGGTTTGCTACGGCATCGAACTTGAACCCCTGTATATTGATACAACAATCAGAAGATGGCAAGAATTAACCGGAGCTTCTGCCATAAATTTATTTTCAGGTAAAACTTACAGGGAATTATTGGAGGAAAAGAAAAATGCCAAAGAAAACTAA